From a single Cryptococcus deuterogattii R265 chromosome 5, complete sequence genomic region:
- a CDS encoding neurofibromin 1, producing the protein MPSLRRGSTASPHHSFSAPRFKSDLASSYPSYPSHPLNDSASIMSRLENQSGEQKIINALVARLVNKLPCNSGVQLVVLESDAAVQSIIQSLLQLSRTRSSLVVQSLVNVLEMLSKYASSSTSLAGAPLSIIHSQLYILYILNLCLSTSWRQHSQASSPPLSNIPRCWSDPYAFEDHLAKHMLSVLLVYTRLISLDTEFGDVSGNQAPSKESKNLGTTSSFLWSKAVLASSSPCSLGTRFLQRHSHSRSSPNRDEPLGEKLSATCTTALSTVIQMTKFTARIVFYLSASNWPLVFAQIKKRVHYLITTIEDSPDLTELRLLEWSNVDQARLSQILAEISSTFSYIKRPAQITVATMLRKAIRNWININPIEYEALVESGKGLEGGVDTLFDALYSISDLGSSSNARRTKAFYPLMAKLLVVCPDILRRVIARESTKGKSGLSKKISYMNSFKKGLNSTKGFEACALSYIEFMSAGIALSPRLETSPIRSLIHDIQNDLKNALFSSSLSKEISDQNAVVEGLVALYRLNPTTTRGLLFPTLWNDSSDASKVVAVKACIMIAMEGSRLPWYPPVDDLKKEVSSSIRGVLKSCVAASTSDLYAGRRPRGSFEIPSKQTDLASEILNLYSLDPSFVFSGVRLDSSADDIASLFMALSSFMVLPNPEVIRVAAAKTNVTLVHYVRNMCHQSDHVMGLANNAAAGIWQMLLDVGRQVLFAFHDGHGDEIPTSATAMREIAGAVIQIAEQHPGMMFPSPKAQPAAIVVSTAGFICIASPDVGQTTLTLPLFSTLGKLTRMTQRYASGEIIASAYSTFPSNRTDAFEKLAALPAAIGRQQQQRMIRRSLRPLATGSSLTVSVWMGLASIWKTLTAKIIVADAGNSVSSRENRRITAAAIEGLDAEESKEWQNTMSFLAALANVGLTNLKPQCLSEIIGKEGFLPAAYDQNISDPGALIETFIKRCIELLMSSSITVRESAKAALGSELPTTMCRVLVAQMIKLLYRANNPSGVNISDSFTTFIEQAVAILRLQVDRMGPDDDVPSVQVDMGELLYLLGKYIQRLGKSDLFLRLKIRYSHLIEAALRKPDNVLTASAGEFKIVALDWLAEWSMEISRDNDVYSTSMDPSAQYQRELDHACLRTMVPVTDGLKLSAGGEESEDRQGVRKSRLFYRHYCNLVKVIEKFNSEEDKSSAQSPSVHGQSSSKPTGPDDAPTLAILALSNLLSANIDVGLKHCLALGYHEDPNLRIVFMQLLTNILQQGTRFGGLAAKRISYAPKLYLEGLTNPNLALALAMVDVCPQTGAEVDELSTLLFRVFEGKGTLLGLMRVLIEREVNMTNHESELFRANSITMRMITIFAKTYGYNHVRATLQPLILSLAEKPAECSFELDPRKAAPGDDIERNSDHLRLMCQALLDLICSSTPRVPLMFRAICHHIWEVVDDRFPNSRHSAVGSFIFLRFFCPAIVSPESIDLDVNPDTRETRRALLLITKVIQNLANNVVFKEPHMKVLNSFLSDNIKQVTKFLSDIAIRPKTIEVQKAAKTFQEEAERSQDLDGDDTIIHRFVFKHQARLEASLSSMPKSFNYAPNSKVAGTEFDGPAALERLRKVMNATGAPPDATLLAASVRAQAYDEFMRHNQGRSVDSVREVFYEGPASQNGRRIFYFIVSRVALIDYDLLAYHVFLTLEKVTECFDLIIDLTDFSNSTELPMVWLKKSIQLCPSGILSFLNILVFYNPNSYARKRLRHLISELLTISAPAGKSVVAASSPSELVNHIPFSSLALPEHTMALAYEADHVFTNLVCLSDHGMQIPVVVKLGHDCLQVASWRKQDLTSSLKSYIIDVVKLNTIDDIITGGGFPSDQIVIKHSQKETLTFLSRKCNEMAHVIRSVRSRLREDTPLNSRVLRPTDVPATLLNVALLNLTSSNEALRMGAYILVNELSQFFKYGLASGALNVSAGLTIPSNSIPWVHDLSCALANSASHLTLEFLKEWVIGFSKADTPLKTASLHYVGPWLAHLDQFSRPTRDHAEESVKQVRGIVRSLVSITVAERRRLHLTIQEHLWTPLAKAHESLIDIMLFELIHDAIDAGLGSDKTECIADILVSISSTNVRGKVISRLRKSLAQTYLRPSIHLTENANWNEVCALARITLALGFNPTTALDAQLFLPEIFHVVTLLLGAGPVIMRQTVYGLLVGIIHSLAFNATVGEMDGEALAVLLRRVQEPEMMASFGVTLGQGDLELSGLPKKDETDVHSLDHVKEVSKFLGEVLVAGAVSVDCANAWRARWMGLVAATCFQHSPATQPQAFIVLGYLASDEVDDDLIYQILVAMSKALSHFIESDSILIASMLRCLTCIIPGLMSDSQYVTSLFWLAIGVLQLGYIPLFAPGLQLMITALRSINTISNGMQFTELMEFLLNARRTVADQVKKLDQVSGVSFDTEFTFSLIAIIYKGVRHPSTKKLTIEVLLELLQLAANPRESSVGDGTVVIPSGVAYFVTLISISASSGDELKGVFKAARLYVDDNQMDIERVSVFSLLSIPDNSTALLLVSLVVSLLNGSGGSDAENVVLYKLLADASAEIPEVLAMAYDSLIPRIVATLTTTNNTLIINSSTTILERALSDPNYTFTNSSAILSADSSTSLSHGGHGTVYASSISSNLSVGAAREQVLDDLGMKGLAELAFPQVRMDRLNMMAKWVASLIDNFTV; encoded by the exons ATGCCCTCCCTCCGCAGGGGCTCGACAGCCTCTCCCCACCATTCCTTCAGCGCACCCAGGTTCAAGTCAGATTTGGCATCAAGTTATCCTTCctatccatctcatcctctcaatGACTCAGCGAGCATAATGAGCAGGCTAGAGAACCAGTCAGGGGAGCAGAAGATAATAAATGCCTTGGTTGCACGCTTGGTGAACAAG CTTCCATGTAACTCTGGGGTCCAGCTTGTTGTCTTAGAATCGGACGCCGCGGTCCAGTCGATTATCCAATCACTGCTACAACTATCCCGCACAAGATCATCTCTCGTCGTTCAGTCGCTGGTGAACGTTCTCGAGATGTTATCCAAG TacgcttcctcttcaacatctctGGCAGGAGCCCCACTAAGCATCATTCACTCCCAATTATATATCCTCTATATCCTCAATCTCTGCTTATCGACTTCATGGCGACAGCATTCGCAGGCATCCTCACCGCCATTGTCAAACATCCCGAGATGCTGGTCGGACCCCTATGCGTTTGAGGACCACCTTGCTAAACATATGCTTAGTGTTCTTCTCGTATATACACGGCTGATATCTCTTGATACAGAGTTTGGAGATGTCTCGGGCAACCAAGCACCTAGTAAAGAGTCAAAAAATCTGGGAAcgacctcctccttcttatGGAGCAAAGCAGTGTTGGCTAGCTCAAGTCCTTGCTCTTTGGGTACACGGTTTCTCCAACGACATTCTCACTCGCGGTCATCGCCCAATCGAGATGAACCTCTCGGTGAAAAGCTATCAGCAACATGTACCACAGCTCTATCTACAGTCATCCAAATGACAAAATTCACCGCTAGAATTGTTTTCTATTTGTCGGCGTCTAACTGGCCACTGGTTTTTGCGCAGATCAAGAAGCGTGTGCATTATCTCATTACCACCATCGAAGACTCTCCAGATCTCACCGAACTGCGCCTCCTCGAATGGTCTAATGTAGATCAAGCTCGGCTATCGCAGATTCTTGCTGAGATTTCATCTACCTTTTCCTATATCAAGCGTCCAGCGCAGATAACAGTGGCTACAATGCTCCGAAAAGCTATACGCAACTGGATTAACATTAATCCCATCGAGTATGAAGCCTTGGTGGAATCAGGCAAGGGGTTGGAAGGTGGCGTGGACACCTTATTTGATGCGCTCTACTCAATCTCTGATCTGGGATCATCATCTAATGCTCGCCGGACCAAAGCTTTCTATCCACTTATGGCGAAACTTTTGGTCGTTTGCCCGGATATTTTGCGGAGAGTCATCGCGAGAGAAAGTACAAAGGGAAAGTCAGGCCTCTCAAAAAAGATTTCGTATATGAATAGCTTCAAGAAGGGGCTCAACTCAACAAAAGGTTTTGAGGCCTGTGCGCTTTCCTATATAGAGTTTATGAGTGCAGGTATAGCCTTGAGCCCACGACTAGAGACATCGCCAATACGCAGTCTAATCCACGATATCCAAAATGATCTCAAAAAcgctctcttctcctcatctctatCCAAGGAGATATCTGATCAGAATGCAGTTGTAGAGGGATTAGTAGCGCTCTATCGTCTGAATCCAACGACGACGCGTGGTTTGCTGTTCCCTACGCTGTGGAATGACTCCTCGGATGCCAGTAAGGTAGTTGCAGTCAAGGCATGTATTATGATTGCAATGGAAGGCTCCAGATTACCCTGGTACCCACCAGTTGACGacttgaaaaaggaagtcaGCTCCTCAATACGAGGAGTGCTCAAG TCCTGCGTTGCTGCTTCCACTTCTGATCTATATGCCGGTCGACGGCCTCGAGGAAGCTTTGAAATTCCCTCGAAACAAACAGATCTCGCATCTGAAATCCTCAACCTCTATTCTCTCGACCCCTCATTTGTCTTTTCAGGCGTTCGACTTGACTCGAGTGCCGATGACATCGCTTCCCTCTTTATGGCTCTCTCATCCTTTATGGTTCTGCCTAATCCTGAGGTCATTCGAGTTGCAGCTGCCAAAACTAATGTTACATTGGTCCACTATGTTCGGAACATGTGTCATCAAAGTGACCATGTGATGGGATTGGCTAACAACGCCGCTGCGGGCATTTGGCAAATGCTTCTTGACGTTGGCAGGCAGGTGCTTTTTGCTTTCCACGACGGTCACGGGGATGAAATTCCTACTTCTGCTACGGCTATGCGTGAGATAGCCGGGGCTGTTATTCAAATAGCGGAACAGCATCCAGGGATGATGTTCCCCTCACCAAAAGCCCAGCCGGCAGCCATAGTGGTTTCTACAGCAGGATTCATCTGCATTGCGTCGCCTGACGTTGGGCAGACAACCCTGACTCTCCCACTTTTCTCAACACTCGGCAAACTCACTCGAATGACACAGCGCTATGCTTCAGGAGAGATTATAGCTAGCGCATATAGCACATTCCCCAGCAACCGTACAGATGCCTTCGAGAAGCTCGCTGCCCTGCCTGCTGCTATCGGTcgccaacaacaacaacgtATGATCCGCAGATCTCTTCGTCCGCTGGCTACCGGTTCATCTTTGACTGTATCTGTATGGATGGGGCTCGCGTCCATCTGGAAAACCCTTACGGCTAAGATCATAGTTGCGGATGCTGGTAACTCTGTCTCGTCAAGAGAGAATCGAAGAATAACGGCAGCGGCAATTGAAGGTCTTGACGCGGAAGAGTCAAAAGAATGGCAGAATACTATGTCATTTCTGGCTGCGCTGGCCAATGTTGGCCTTACCAACCTCAAGCCCCAATGTCTTTCCGAAATCATTGGCAAGGAAGgttttcttcctgcagCTTATGACCAAAATATATCTGATCCGGGAGCCTTGATAGAGACTTTCATCAAGCGGTGCATCGAATTGCTTATGAGCAGCTCGATCACTGTGAGAGAATCGGCCAAGGCGGCGCTTGGATCTGAATTGCCTACAACTATGTGTCGAGTGTTAGTAGCGCAGATGATCAA ACTGCTTTACCGTGCAAATAATCCGTCAGGGGTCAACATATCAGACTCTTTTACGACCTTTATTGAACAAGCTGTGGCCATTCTTCGACTTCAAGTGGACCGCATGGGTCCTGACGATGACGTTCCATCAGTCCAGGTCGATATGGGCGAACTTCTCTATCTGCTGGGAAAATACATCCAGAGACTGGGAAAAAGTGATCTTTtcttgaggttgaagataAGATATAGTCATCTGATAGAAGCAGCCCTGCGAAAGCCTGACAATGTCTTGACCGCAAGTGCCGGCGAATTCAAAATTGTCGCACTGGATTGGCTGGCGGAATGGTCAATGGAGATCTCAAGA GACAACGATGTATACTCCACTTCCATGGATCCAAGTGCTCAGTACCAGAGGGAACTTGATCACGCTTGCTTAAGAACCATGGTGCCAGTGACTGATGGTCTGAAGCTGAGCGCAGGGGGAGAAGAGTCTGAAGATCGTCAAGGAGTACGAAAATCGAGATTATTCTACAGACACTACTGTAATTTGGTCAAAGTGATTGAAAAGTTCAATTCGGAAGAA GACAAGTCTTCAGCTCAATCCCCGTCTGTGCATggtcaatcttcttccaaaccGACCGGTCCCGATGATGCCCCTACTCTTGCCATTCTGGCCCTATCAAACCTTCTGTCCGCAAACATTGATGTTGGCCTCAAACATTGCCTTGCGCTCGGATACCATGAGGACCCCAATCTTCGCATAGTATTCATGCAGCTTCTCACTAATATACTCCAGCAAGGAACTCGGTTTGGAGGTCTTGCCGCAAAACGTATATCGTATGCGCCCAAACTGTATCTTGAGGGGCTGACGAACCCCAATCTGGCTTTGGCCCTTGCTATGGTTGACGTCTGTCCACAGACCGGAGCTGAGGTGGACGAATTATCGACACTGCTATTCAGAGTTTttgaagggaaggggaCATTGCTCGGGTTGATGCGGGTCTTGATTGAAAGGGAGGTGAATATGACCAACCACGAATCTGAGCTGTTTCGAGCCAATTCCATCACCATGCGCATGATTACTATCTTCGCGAAGACTTACGGCTATAATCACGTGCGAGCTACTTTGCAACCGCTCATATTGTCGCTAGCTGAGAAGCCTGCGGAGTGCTCGTTCGAGCTTGACCCCAGGAAAGCTGCCCCCGGCGATGATATTGAACGGAATTCAGACCATCTGAGACTCATGTGCCAGGCTTTGCTAGACCTTATTTGTTCTTCTACCCCCCGCGTTCCTTT GATGTTCCGCGCCATCTGTCACCACATTTGGGAAGTTGTAGACGACCGGTTCCCTAATTCTCGTCACTCTGCTGTTGgatctttcatcttcctccgcttcttctgtcCGGCCATTGTCTCTCCCGAATCAATAGATCTCGATGTCAACCCTGACACTCGGGAAACTCGTCGAGCGCTACTGCTGATCACCAAAGTCATCCAGAACTTGGCAAACAACGTCGTCTTCAAGGAGCCGCATATGAAGGTGCTTaactcttttctctcagATAATATTAAGCAAGTAACAAAATTTCTGTCTGACATTGCC ATTCGCCCCAAGACTATCGAAGTTCAGAAAGCAGCGAAGACCTTCCAAGAGGAGGCTGAAAGATCGCAGGACctggatggagatgatacCATTAT TCATCGATTTGTCTTCAAACATCAGGCCAGACTGGAGGCATCCCTTTCATCCATGCCTAAATCTTTCAACTATGCCCCGAACTCCAAAGTCGCGGGGACTGAGTTCGATGGACCAGCAGCACTTGAGCGGCTGAGAAAAGTAATGAATGCAACTGGTGCACCTCCTGACGCTACTCTTCTGGCTGCGTCTGTAAGAGCCCAAGCTTATGATGA ATTCATGCGACACAATCAAGGTCGGAGTGTAGACAGCGTCCGAGAAGTCTTTTACGAGGGACCCGCAAGCCAG AATGGCCGACGTATCTTCTACTTTATCGTCTCAAGAGTAGCTCTGATTGATTACGATCTGTTAGCTTATCACGTGTTCTTG ACTTTGGAAAAAGTCACGGAGTGCTTCGACTTAATTATTGATCTGACAGATTTTTCCAACTCAACTGAGTTGCCGATGGTTTGGCTGAAAAAATCTATCCAGTTATGCCCTTCGGGTATCCTATCCTTCCTTAAT ATACTGGTCTTCTATAATCCTAACTCTTATGCCCGTAAAAGGTTGAGGCACTTAATCTCGGAGCTCCTAACCATCA GTGCTCCTGCTGGGAAGAGCGTTGTTGCGGCCAGTAGTCCATCTGAACTGGTCAACCACATCCCCTTTAGCAGCCTGGCCCTTCCTGAACATACAATGGCTCTCGCCTATGAGGCCGATCATGTCTTTACAAATCTTGTTTGCTTGTCTGACCATGGCATGCAAATACCTGTGGTCGTCAAACTCGGACACGATTGTCTGCAAGTCGCGTCT TGGCGAAAACAAGATCTCACGTCTTCCCTCAAGTCTTATATCATCGACGTTGTCAAGTTGAACACCATCGATGACATTATCACTGGTGGAGGCTTTCCCTCCGACCAAATAGTAATTAAGCATTCGCAGAAGGAAACACTAACTTTTCTTTCACGAA AATGCAATGAGATGGCTCATGTAATTCGATCTGTTCGGTCCAGACTCAGAGAAGACACCCCTCTTAATTCTCGCGTTCTGAGACCTACGGATGTTCCCGCCACCCTCCTAAACGTGGCTCTCCTGAATTTGACCTCTAGCAATGAGGCTCTTCGAATGGGGGCATATATCCTGGTGAATGAGCTTTCTCAATTCTTCAAATACGGTCTTGCTTCCGGGGCGCTCAACGTGTCAG CTGGCTTGACGATCCCCAGcaattccattccttgGGTCCATGATTTGTCCTGTGCCTTAGCCAACTCCGCATCCCATCTGACTCTGGAGTTCCTTAAGGAATGGGTTATTGGATTTTCCAAGGCTGATACACCCCTTAAGACAGCCTCTCTTCATTATGTCGGCCCTTGGTTAGCCCATCTCGATCAATTTAGCCGCCCCACGAGGGACCATGCTGAGGAGTCTGTAAAACAAGTCAGGGGAATTGTGAGATCTCTGGTGTCAATCACTGTAGCAGAGCGGCGA CGATTACACTTAACGATTCAGGAGCATCTTTGGACGCCACTTGCCAAGGCCCATGAGAGCTTGATTGATATTATGCTGTTTGAGCTTATTCACGATGCCATTGATGCCGGCTTAGGGAGCGATAAGACAGAGTGCATTGCCGATATTCTTGTGTCTATATCTTCCACCAACGTCCGAGGCAAGGTCATCTCACGCCTTCGCAAATCATTGGCGCAAACATACCTTCGACCATCGATTCACCTTACCGAAAACGCCAACTGGAATGAGGTTTGTGCGCTGGCTCGTATTACTTTGGCTCTAGGTTTCAATCCTACTACCGCTCTTGATGCTCAACTATTTCTCCCCGAAATATTCCATGTTGTCACCCTCCTGTTAGGAGCTGGCCCGGTCATTATGCGCCAAACAGTGTATGGTCTTTTGGTCGGCATTATTCACTCCTTAGCTTTCAATGCCACTGTAGGTGAAATGGACGGAGAAGCGCTGGCGGTACTTTTAAGAAGAGTACAGGAACCTGAGATGATGGCGTCCTTTGGTGTGACACTGGGCCAAGGAGATCTTGAACTTTCAGGTTTGCCTAAAAAGGATGAAACTGATGTACACTCGTTGGATCATGTGAAGGAAGTATCCAAGTTCCTCGGCGAAGTTCTTGTTGCAGGTGCTGTTTCTGTTG ATTGTGCCAATGCCTGGCGAGCTAGATGGATGGGTCTGGTTGCGGCGACATGTTTTCAGCACAGTCCCGCCACACAGCCCCAAGCCTTTATCGTTCTCGGCTATCTAGCATCTGAcgaggtggatgatgatctTATCTATCAGATCCTTGTAGCAATGAGCAAGGCCTTATCACACTTCATCGAAAGCGACTCTATACTCATTGCTAGTATGCTGCGGTGCCTCACTTGCATCATTCCTGGCTTAATGTCGGATAGCCAATACGTCACCAGCCTTTTCTGGCTTGCAATCGGTGTCCTCCAACTCGGCTACATCCCACTATTTGCGCCTGGTCTACAGTTAATGATCACCGCTCTTCGTTCAATCAACACGATCAGCAATGGGATGCAGTTCACTGAGCTGATGGAGTTCCTATTGAATGCCAGGAGAACCGTTGCCGATCAAGTAAAAAAATTGGACCAAGTCTCTGGCGTATCTTTTGATACGGAATTCACGTTTTCGCTGATTGCCATCATATACAAGGGCGTCCGGCATCCTTCTACAAAGAAGTTGACCATTGAGGTTCTTCTTGAACTCTTACAACTTGCTGCGAATCCTAGGGAGTCGAGCGTTGGTGATGGGACGGTTGTCATTCCCTCCGGTGTAGCTTACTTTGTTACGCTAATTTCCATCTCGGCCAGTTCAGGAGACGAATTGAAGGGCGTCTTCAAAGCGGCGAGGTTATATGTGGATGACAATCAGATGGATATCGAACGTGTTTCAGTGTTTAGTCTGTTGTCGATCCC TGATAATTCGACCGCTTTGCTGCTTGTTAGCTTGGTGGTCTCTTTGCTCAACGGATCAGGGGGTTCGGACGCCGAAAACGTGGTTCTGTACAAGTTGTTGGCAGATGCTAGTGCTGAAATTCCAGAGGTGCTTGCCATGGC CTACGACTCACTGATCCCTCGCATTGTTGCTACTTTAACAACTACCAACAACACCCTCATCATTAATTCATCCACCACAATCCTTGAACGGGCCCTCTCCGACCCCAATTATACGTTTACCAATTCTTCTGCCATCCTAAGTGCGGATAGTAGCACGTCTCTTTCCCACGGGGGACATGGAACAGTTTACGCGTCAAGTATCAGCTCAAACCTTAGTGTGGGTGCGGCGAGAGAACAGGTGTTAGATGACCTCGGAATGAAGGGACTTGCGGAGCTAGCTTTCCCCCAAGTCAGGATGGATAG ACTTAATATGATGGCGAAATGGGTTGCCTCACTGATCGATAACTTTACTGTCTAA
- a CDS encoding 20S proteasome subunit alpha 3 → MEAISHAGTVLAVLCKEGIAMAAEKKVTGKLLDLSLTPGAGVGGEGTEAWMGGGGEKIFLLNNNILAGLAGITSDANSLVNFARNSAQRHLFSYDEDIPVEMLVQRLCDMKQGYTQFGGLRPFGVALLYVGWDPLYGFQLYQSDPSGNYSGWKATCIGANHSSATSLLKQDYNEDLSLEDAKSLCLKVMSKTMDSTKLSSEKLEFATMTLHPETKQPLAKIYRASELDELLQKLELGGTNEDVAEGSGGGGGGESHVAIST, encoded by the exons ATGGAAGCCATCTCTCATGCTGGTACTGTCCTTGCTGTGCTCTGCAAGGAAGGCATTGCTATGGCGGCTGAGAAG AAAGTAACTGGCAAGCTTCTCGACCTGTCCCTTACTCCCGGTGCTGGCGTGGGTGGAGAAGGTACTGAAGCATGGatgggcggtggaggtgaaaAGATCTTTTTGCTCAACAA CAACATTCTTGCCGGTCTCGCCGGTATCACCTCTGACGCCAACTCTCTTGTCAATTTTGCCCGGAATAGCGCCCAGAGGCATTTGTTCTCATACGACGAAGACATCCCAGTAGAAATGCTTGTTCAGAGGCTGTGTGATATGAAGCAGGGTTATACTCAATTTGGAG GTCTTCGACCGTTCGGTGTCGCTCTTCTCTATGTTGGATGGGACCCTCTGTACGGCTTCCAGCTCTATCAATCAGATCCTTCGGGTAATTATTCTGGATGGAAAGCGACTTGCATCGGTGCCAATCACTCTTCGGCGACGAGTTTGCTCAAGCAAGATTACAATGAGGATTTGTCTTTAGAGGATGCAAAGAGCCTTTGTCTGAAGGTGATGAGCAAGACTATGGACTCTACCAAACTTAGTAGTGAAAAGT TGGAATTCGCGACAATGACCCTTCACCCTGAGACAAAGCAACCCTTAGCTAAGATTTACCGTGCTTCTGAACTTGATGAGCTGCTTCAAAAGCTTGAGCTGGGAGGTACAAATGAGGATGTGGCAGAAGGTTCaggcggtggtggcggtggcgaGTCTCATGTGGCCATCAGTACATAA
- a CDS encoding mps1 binder produces the protein MSGFLNSIGRLRAPKRSPTNTPTQQGFFEPLPSPGVENTNPLYQPPSPGPKPLYLCQPFVKAALVKGSFKTIVAPPKYVDINEWVAINLFDFYHNLNQFYGVLTEFCTMQNCPTMSGGKTLNFLWPDHNQRLVSLAAPTYIDFVMSWLQKLLEDENVFPTKSGKPFDHSFAYTAKHIYKHLFRIFAHLYHAHFEQVLHLSIEAHFNSLFAHFLAFGKEFDLLVMKDLMTTQGMGQGVAELSEKWRQMGILES, from the exons ATGTCAGGCTTTCTCAATTCCATCGG TCGTCTTCGTGCCCCTAAACGATCCCCTACCAACACCCCCACTCAACAGGGCTTCTTCGAACCTCTCCCTTCACCGGGTGTCGAGAACACCAACCCATTATATCAGCCTCCATCTCCCGGACCCAAGCCCCTCTACCTCTGTCAACCGTTTGTGAAGGCCGCGCTCGTTAAGGGTAGTTTCAAGACTATTGTTGCGCCGCCCAAGTATGTCGACATCAACGAATGGGTGGCCATCAACT TGTTTGATTTCTATCATAACCTCAATCAATTCTACGGCGTTTTGACAGAGTTTTGCACTATGCAAAACTGCCCTACGATGTCTGGCGGTAAGAC TCTCAACTTTCTTTGGCCAGATCACAACCAAAGGCTTGTCTCTCTTGCGGCACCAACGTACATTGATTTCGTAATGAGTTGGTTACAAAAGcttttggaagatgaaaatgtCTTCCCTACTAAGTCTG GTAAACCGTTTGACCATTCATTCGCATACACGGCTAAGCATATCTATAAGCACCTTTTCCGCATCTTTGCCCATCTTTACCATGCCCATTTTGAGCAagtccttcatctctctaTCGAAGCGCACTTCAATTCTCTCTTCGCCCACTTCCTCGCGTTTGGAAAAGAATTTGATCTTCTGGTAATGAAGGACCTGATGACCACCCAGGGTATGGGACAAGGCGTTGCCGAGTTGAGCgagaagtggaggcagaTGGGCATTTTGGAGTCATAA
- a CDS encoding mitogen-activated protein kinase organizer 1, producing the protein MSVAKVAPSKGPSDEKAPSILSYPTKLLQTLDAHQAPVNVVKYNNGAKYLLSGSADRTIRLWNPALGKEIKCYRGHAQEVLALDIAQDNAKFASSGGDKAVFVWDVASGAVTRRLQGHFGKINAVCFSQDAQVLASAGFDAKLMLWDMRASSRDPIQTLKEATSTITSLILPTSPQIITGSSDGYIRTYDLRFGLLTDDLVGWPITSLKLSPTAPEESVLVGTNDGKVRVFDRKDGGCLQMFQGHKVGEQSGRWGMDWGYGDGLALAGDEEGKLWAWNVLDAKPLDKDPKPIHKRTITSIITHPKGKEMITASNDGTIKVWSR; encoded by the exons ATGAGCGTCGCAAAAGTAGCCCCCTCTAAAGGCCCATCAGACGAAAAAGCCCCGAGCATCCTCTCTTATCCTACAAAGTTACTTCAGAC CCTCGACGCTCATCAAGCCCCCGTTAACGTCGTAAAATACAATAATGGAGCAAAGTATCTCTTGTCTGGGTCAGCAGACCGGACAATTCGACTGTGGAATCCTGCATTAGGCAAGGAAATCAAGTGTTATCGAGGACACGCCCAGGAGGTCCTCGCATTGGACAT TGCCCAGGATAACGCAAAGTTTGCATCTTCTGGAGGAGACAAGGCAGTTTTCGTGTGGGACGTCGCTTCAGGGGCCGTAACTCGTCGACTGCAAGGTCACTTTGGAAAAATCAACGCTGTGTGTTTCAGTCAAGATGCCCAAGTGCTGGCAAGTG CTGGATTTGACGCCAAATTAATGCTCTGGGACATGCGTGCATCTTCACGCGACCCAATCCAAACACTCAAGGAAGCCACATCCACCATCACTTCTCTCATACTGCCCACGTCACCCCAGATAATAACTGGCTCATCTGATGGGTATATTCGTACTTACGATCTGCGATTTGGTTTACTTACGGACGACCTTGTTGGATGGCCAATCACATCCTTAAAGTTATCTCCTACAGCTCCAGAGGAGAGCGTTCTAGTCGGAACGAATGATGGAAAGGTTAGGGTCTTTGATAGAAAAGATGGGGGATGTTTGCAGATGTTTCAGGGACATAAGGTCGGAGAAcaaagtggaagatggggaatGGATTGGGGATATGGCGATGGACTCGCTCTGGCAggtgacgaagaaggcaagTTATGGGCGTGGAACGTCCTCGAT GCAAAGCCACTTGACAAGGACCCAAAGCCAATACACAAACGGACGATTACGTCGATTATCACTCATCCCAAGGGTAAAGAAATGATCACCGCGTCCAATGATGGGACGATCAAAGTGTGGTCTCGTTGA